A genomic stretch from Marinimicrobium sp. C6131 includes:
- a CDS encoding response regulator: protein MSLNENSSEPVVLVVDDAIESIHMLSDALEAENMTVLVALEGQQALTITQNITPDIILLDALMPQIDGFETCKRLKQNPRLTNVPVIFMTGLSDTEHVVQGLNAGGVDYITKPINPEELVARMRVHISNARLTQSAHNALDAAGQYLFAIDRSGTLLWTTPQVQAHLKRAGLNQPQAQEQLAGQLREWLSHHPQTGHKLPLRGLSPLLTLEYLAPLNGTDVLLRLLEQPGEGSETDRLREAFGVTTREADVLLWIAHGKTNREIGQILSMSPRTVNKHLEQVYRKLGVDNRTSAAAAAIRSMAHP, encoded by the coding sequence ATGAGCCTCAACGAGAACTCCTCTGAACCGGTGGTTCTGGTGGTCGACGATGCCATCGAAAGCATCCACATGCTCAGCGACGCATTGGAAGCGGAGAACATGACGGTGCTGGTGGCGCTCGAGGGCCAGCAGGCGCTGACCATCACCCAGAACATCACTCCGGACATCATTTTACTGGATGCCCTGATGCCACAGATTGATGGCTTTGAAACCTGCAAACGGCTCAAGCAGAACCCACGCCTGACCAATGTGCCCGTCATTTTCATGACTGGGCTGAGCGACACTGAACACGTGGTTCAGGGATTGAACGCCGGGGGCGTCGACTACATCACCAAACCGATCAATCCTGAGGAGTTGGTGGCCCGCATGCGGGTCCACATCAGCAATGCCCGGCTGACCCAGAGCGCTCACAACGCGCTCGACGCGGCCGGTCAGTACCTGTTTGCCATCGACCGCAGCGGTACCCTGCTGTGGACCACCCCACAGGTACAGGCTCATCTCAAACGCGCCGGACTGAATCAGCCCCAGGCCCAGGAGCAACTTGCGGGGCAACTGCGCGAGTGGCTCAGCCACCACCCACAAACCGGGCACAAGCTGCCACTCAGAGGGTTGTCACCGTTGCTGACACTGGAATATCTGGCGCCTTTGAACGGCACCGATGTTCTTTTGCGACTGTTGGAGCAGCCCGGGGAAGGCTCGGAGACGGACCGGTTGCGCGAGGCTTTCGGCGTCACCACCCGGGAGGCCGATGTGCTACTGTGGATTGCTCACGGAAAGACCAACCGGGAAATCGGACAGATTCTGTCCATGAGCCCACGCACGGTCAATAAACATCTGGAGCAGGTCTACCGCAAACTGGGCGTGGACAACCGCACCTCGGCGGCGGCCGCCGCCATCCGCAGTATGGCCCACCCGTAA
- a CDS encoding phospholipase A: MRLSHVPLCLLIFCASLFADEPPEPDRTELSKEEMDQCLRIAVTVAGKDMSIEGLRDVCNTLARGDSSEREAISQALAAIGNDGTEQDKDASGNSHLLERRLNMEALNRANRFLLTPHKRNYLLPVSYQENRNTAPYADAGTSLASQQSTEVEFQLSVKILIREGIFGDNGHLYMAYTNHSLWQAYYRDISRPFRETNHQPELILSFVNDWNIFGFRNVLNEVMITHQSNGQSGDLSRSWDRIMVNSVFERGSFAFAFNPWYRIPESEGDGPDDPTGDDNPDIHKYMGNFELSAAWHRKDNIVSLMLRNNLRSDNRGAVELGYSFPVSSTVRGYLKVFNGYGHSLIDYDHHTNAIGLGITFTDLF, translated from the coding sequence ATGCGCTTGTCCCACGTTCCACTGTGCCTGCTGATATTCTGTGCGTCGCTGTTCGCGGACGAACCCCCGGAACCGGACCGCACTGAACTGTCAAAGGAGGAGATGGACCAGTGCCTCAGGATCGCCGTGACCGTCGCGGGAAAGGACATGTCAATCGAGGGCCTGCGTGATGTCTGTAACACCCTGGCGCGCGGAGATTCAAGCGAACGCGAGGCAATCAGCCAGGCCCTCGCCGCCATAGGCAATGACGGAACCGAGCAGGACAAGGATGCGAGCGGCAACAGCCACCTGCTGGAACGACGCCTGAACATGGAGGCACTGAATCGTGCCAACCGCTTTCTGCTCACCCCTCACAAGCGCAACTACCTGCTGCCAGTCAGCTACCAGGAAAACCGGAACACCGCCCCTTATGCCGACGCCGGCACATCGCTCGCCAGCCAGCAGAGTACCGAAGTCGAATTTCAGTTGAGCGTCAAGATTCTTATTCGCGAGGGGATTTTTGGCGACAACGGCCACTTGTATATGGCCTACACCAACCATTCACTCTGGCAGGCCTATTACCGGGATATCTCCCGTCCCTTCCGGGAAACCAACCATCAGCCCGAGTTGATACTCAGCTTTGTGAATGACTGGAACATTTTCGGATTTCGCAACGTCCTCAACGAAGTGATGATCACCCACCAGTCCAATGGCCAGAGTGGCGATCTGTCGCGCAGTTGGGATCGCATCATGGTCAACAGCGTGTTTGAGCGCGGCTCCTTCGCCTTTGCCTTCAACCCCTGGTACCGCATTCCGGAGAGCGAGGGCGACGGCCCCGATGACCCCACCGGCGATGACAACCCGGACATTCACAAATACATGGGCAACTTTGAACTGTCTGCCGCCTGGCATCGTAAAGACAACATAGTGAGCCTGATGCTGCGGAACAACCTGCGCTCAGACAACCGTGGCGCGGTGGAACTGGGGTACAGCTTCCCGGTTTCCTCCACCGTGCGCGGGTATCTGAAGGTGTTCAACGGCTACGGCCACAGCCTGATCGACTATGACCACCACACCAACGCCATCGGCCTGGGCATCACGTTTACCGATCTGTTTTGA
- a CDS encoding DUF3833 domain-containing protein: protein MRALLLSLVLTLGACTSTDVQEYAGNEPALTLEDFFQGSLTAHGVLKNRGGTVTRYFNATIDASWDENGVGRLAERFEFDDGEIQHRNWTLEPRDDGSYKATAGDVIGAGRAETSGNALKMDYVLEVDYKNRKLALNVEDWMWRVDENTIINQSTLRKWGFRVGTIQLTIIRQRD from the coding sequence ATGCGCGCGCTTTTATTGAGTCTGGTGCTCACACTGGGAGCTTGCACCTCCACGGACGTACAGGAGTACGCGGGGAATGAACCCGCCCTGACACTGGAAGATTTTTTCCAGGGCTCACTGACGGCCCACGGCGTATTGAAGAACCGGGGCGGCACAGTGACCCGCTACTTCAACGCAACCATTGACGCCAGTTGGGATGAGAACGGTGTCGGCCGTCTGGCCGAACGCTTTGAGTTTGACGACGGCGAAATCCAGCATCGCAACTGGACCCTGGAGCCCCGGGACGACGGCAGCTATAAGGCCACCGCCGGTGATGTGATCGGCGCCGGTCGCGCGGAGACCAGCGGCAACGCCCTGAAAATGGACTATGTGCTGGAAGTGGATTATAAAAACCGCAAACTGGCACTCAACGTCGAAGACTGGATGTGGCGGGTGGACGAAAACACCATCATCAACCAGTCCACACTGCGCAAGTGGGGCTTCCGGGTGGGCACCATCCAGTTGACCATAATCCGTCAGCGGGATTGA
- the yacG gene encoding DNA gyrase inhibitor YacG, producing MTDPTPEPIKLDCPTCGETILWNEDYPYRPFCSERCKMIDLGEWASEGHKIPGEPVILDDDDQPL from the coding sequence ATGACTGACCCGACACCCGAGCCCATCAAACTGGATTGCCCGACCTGCGGCGAGACGATTCTGTGGAACGAGGACTACCCCTACCGCCCCTTCTGCAGCGAGCGCTGCAAAATGATCGACCTGGGCGAGTGGGCCAGCGAAGGCCATAAAATTCCCGGAGAGCCGGTGATCCTCGACGATGACGACCAGCCTCTCTGA
- a CDS encoding Nudix family hydrolase has protein sequence MARVVRVAVGVIQDPEGRILIARRPDHVHQGGLWEFPGGKVDEGESLRDALVRELEEELSIQVRASEPLIDIRHDYPDKSVLLQVCRVTAFEGEPRGNEGQPVRWVAPGELPEYRFPEANRPILHAIRLPQQILITGPAESDTHWWQRLERAVVSGQSWVHLRAPELTADEYRARALQARTLCNRFGATLIAHGPEDRCLAELAGWHMDTGALWRCARRPPGLSGWWGASCHTPEELAKAVRLGVDYLFLSPVQPTGSHPGVTSLGWERFAQWVAGVPSPVYALGGVGPEALPQAKAAGAQGIAGIRYAW, from the coding sequence GTGGCTCGAGTCGTACGTGTGGCGGTGGGAGTGATTCAGGACCCGGAAGGCAGGATCCTGATTGCCCGTCGTCCCGATCATGTCCATCAGGGCGGGCTCTGGGAGTTTCCGGGAGGTAAAGTCGATGAGGGAGAATCCCTGAGGGACGCCCTGGTCCGGGAATTGGAAGAAGAACTGTCCATACAGGTGCGCGCCAGCGAGCCTCTGATCGACATACGCCACGACTATCCGGATAAATCCGTCCTGCTTCAGGTGTGCCGGGTCACTGCCTTTGAGGGCGAGCCTCGGGGCAATGAGGGGCAGCCGGTGCGCTGGGTCGCGCCGGGCGAGTTGCCGGAGTACCGATTCCCCGAGGCCAACCGGCCCATTCTTCACGCCATTCGTCTGCCGCAACAGATACTGATTACCGGGCCCGCCGAATCGGACACGCACTGGTGGCAACGCCTGGAGCGGGCCGTGGTGAGCGGTCAGTCCTGGGTTCACCTGCGGGCTCCGGAGCTGACCGCCGATGAGTATCGGGCCCGGGCATTGCAGGCGCGAACCCTGTGCAATCGGTTCGGCGCCACATTGATTGCCCATGGCCCGGAAGATCGCTGTCTGGCCGAGCTGGCGGGTTGGCATATGGACACCGGCGCACTGTGGCGGTGTGCGCGGCGTCCGCCGGGGCTTTCAGGGTGGTGGGGAGCGTCCTGCCATACACCGGAAGAATTGGCGAAGGCGGTTCGGCTGGGTGTGGATTATCTGTTTCTTTCGCCGGTGCAGCCCACCGGGAGTCACCCGGGTGTGACGTCACTGGGCTGGGAGCGGTTTGCCCAATGGGTGGCCGGGGTGCCCTCGCCGGTGTACGCCCTCGGTGGGGTGGGGCCTGAGGCACTGCCGCAGGCAAAAGCGGCCGGTGCCCAGGGTATCGCGGGCATCCGCTACGCCTGGTAG